Proteins co-encoded in one Metabacillus sp. KUDC1714 genomic window:
- a CDS encoding permease — protein sequence MNKPILPLVREVFALGLIGLFFYLFLFVDFHDISFNVPSELLTVNTMFLSILLEAIPFILLGVFISALIQTFVSEDFIKRVLPKNAIVALLPAALLGAIFPICECAIVPIVRRLMKKGMPLHLGVVFLVGAPILNPVVFASTFYAFGTEQHIAYARMGLAFILSIVIGFIIYLVFKNKDQLKIKQEIIVNHSHGSESVGKLKSTLYHASDEFFEMGKFLILGAFISSLFQTFLDRTLLTEIGSNDILSPAIMMAFGYILSLCSEADAFVAASFSGSFTTGSLLAFLVYGPMLDLKNTIMLFAFFKAKFVAAFIVIVTVVVYLSILVYQQFFL from the coding sequence ATGAATAAACCCATATTACCTTTAGTTCGAGAGGTTTTTGCTTTAGGGTTAATAGGATTGTTTTTCTATTTATTTTTGTTTGTAGATTTCCATGACATATCTTTCAACGTACCTTCTGAATTATTGACAGTGAATACAATGTTCTTAAGCATATTATTAGAGGCAATTCCATTTATCTTATTAGGTGTATTTATTTCAGCCTTGATTCAAACATTTGTGTCAGAAGATTTTATTAAACGTGTGTTACCAAAGAATGCTATTGTCGCTCTATTACCTGCAGCTTTATTGGGTGCTATCTTTCCGATTTGTGAATGTGCAATTGTACCAATTGTGAGACGCTTAATGAAAAAGGGTATGCCACTACATCTCGGCGTTGTTTTCTTGGTTGGAGCTCCTATATTAAATCCTGTCGTGTTTGCTTCTACCTTTTATGCATTTGGGACAGAACAGCATATCGCATATGCGAGAATGGGACTAGCATTCATTCTTTCCATTGTGATCGGGTTTATTATTTATCTTGTCTTTAAAAATAAAGACCAATTGAAGATAAAACAAGAGATTATAGTTAATCATTCTCATGGAAGTGAGAGTGTTGGAAAGTTAAAATCAACGTTATATCATGCCAGTGATGAGTTTTTTGAAATGGGTAAGTTTTTAATTTTAGGTGCTTTTATTTCGAGTCTTTTTCAAACATTTCTTGACCGTACCCTATTAACAGAGATTGGCTCAAATGATATCCTTTCTCCTGCGATTATGATGGCATTTGGTTACATACTCTCTTTATGCTCGGAAGCTGATGCTTTTGTTGCAGCATCCTTCAGTGGTTCGTTTACAACAGGATCACTTTTAGCATTTTTAGTATATGGGCCGATGCTTGATTTAAAGAATACGATTATGTTGTTTGCGTTTTTTAAAGCAAAGTTTGTCGCTGCATTTATCGTAATCGTGACGGTTGTTGTCTATCTTTCAATATTAGTTTACCAGCAGTTTTTCCTGTAG